CTAAAAAGGCATTATAAATTATGAAGAAGGAACGTGACGTTAAAATCAATATAAATTCTGCTTGTCGAAGGAACGCTTAGGTCTCTACAGACATGACCCTCGCTATCTATGTTGTGCTTGTAGTCCTCGAGGTAGCAGATTTTCATTTTCTCAAAATAACACGAGCAACCATAAACAATCAAATTATGAAATACTTTTTGAAGGATAAGTAATGATTTTTCACTTAGGTGGATGGTCCATAAACAATCAAATTGACCCATGATGAGGCCTTGCATTTCATTAACTGTCTTTTGTTGCTGGATCGTTATCATCTCTTATCATTTTTATCTTTCGCCGAGATCTCTCCCCATTATTTCACTGCCTTGCTCCCTATTTCTTTATCTCACCATAATCCATGATGAGAGCCTCCTTCCCCATGAATTTTGATGGGGCAAAGATTGAGATACATTCCGCATTGTTCCTGGTACATTGTGACAACGTGTTGTCTGCTTGTCTTGCATTACGGCATCTCCACCATGCACATGCCAAGATAAGGGGGGAGCCAGTGGTACCATACGGGAGGGACGTTGCTTGCATCATCGCAAGATGGATGATGCTTTTCTTGTCAAACAGTGGTGAATCACCTCCCTTCGTTTATATTTTTGAGAAATTTTCATCTCAATTGTGTCTTGGTGCTATGAGATGAACATAGTGACGGGCACCATGCATTCCCTATATTATTCTTGAAAGTTTTTCATTGCAATTTGCTCGGTTACTAGATTAATCGGTCGATTGAGGTGGAAGTTACACTGCACTAGTGCTCTCCACTACTTCCGATCaacttttttcttatgtttttaaGATTGCAGGACAAATTGGTTTAGCATGATTAAAACTAATGTTGTGCGATTGGTTGATTGTATTGCTCAAGTTACCTACATTTTTTCTTGATTTTAATTTGGCAGTGCTACATTTGTGATATATTACACGACATGATAATTCTTTGCCCAAAAAACCCAAATATTTTTCAGTTTTTGTCATTGTCTTGAAAGTTGAAATACTGATTACTGTAGATAAAATTTGCATTGAGAAAAGTTTACTATCGTCGACTCTACACTCAGTGTGATCCACTGAGCAGTGATAATTGACCAATATCATATATCTAACATATGGATGGAATTTACCCTTGAAACTACCACATGATCATGAGTTAGTAACTTCTCGTTGTCATTGTTGTTTTACCTATTAGAAATATTTGCACCATGAGTGCTCCCCATAATGGAAATAATAAATTGTTGTTTCCTTTTCAGGATGATCCAAAGAGCGAAGAAGAGTCGACTCTACACAATCAGAAGTTGCCCCAAATTGGCGAAACATACATAGATCCATTTCAGCATGTGAACTCTTCTGCCTCTACAAAGAGTGTGGTCAAGGATTATACCAGGCTACACTCCCAAAATCCACTACAGAATATGGATGTCATTGAAGATTTACGTGCacaatcatcatcatcttcttcaaggATTGTGCCTAGTAATTTTGCTAATATGATGGCGATTCAGGAGGCATGCCTTCGTGCGTTGATTGACCCAGATCAGGAATTATCGTGCAGACTATGGCGGCAGTCCCCTGAAGCTTTGAAGAATCACTACACTCTCGACGTTGAGATGGCATGTTCTGGGGGGCATGTGCCAAATATAAATGCTCCTAGGAATTCCCAGTTAAATTCACTTCTTCAGCTGATCAAGAATCCAGTAAACCAGTCTATGCGGCTAATCAATGTCAAGGGTCACGTGCCTGCTCTCAGGTGCACATAACTCATGCAACCTTATCTTCATACTTACCTTGTTAAGATATCACAAATACATACTAAACATCAGTTTCAGTCAGTTTATTCTTAAGGTTACGCCTCCTACTGTGCTATACGTCCATTGAAGAAATTGCAACATTTATATGGTAAACCATCCATTACCCTTTGTTGTATTTGACATGCAGTGCTGACCCAATTGGGAGCTGCTTTATACGGCAGAAACTTGACGAAGCAACTACCGGAGAGATAGTTATGCTATATAAAGAAATCACGCCTCACATCCTTACACTGGCCACTAATGCCTTTCCCACTTATGTTATCCAAAAGGTTTTGTTCCTCCAATTCCTGTAGAATTTTGTACCTTGAGTCTCTAATTAAGGACGTTGAGATTAACCGGACATAAACGTATGTACTTACCTTCTAATTTTTTTGTAGCTTCTTGAGCATGGACCAGCAATCTACTTCAGGATACTAATTGCTAATCTGATGGGGCATGTGTTAGACCTAAGCCTTCATCTCTATGGTTGTCGGGTGATCCAGAAGGTAAGCTGAACACTATCACTTCTCTAGCATCTCATGATGGAAGGAATTAAGGTGTGCTTGTAGATTGCAAAACTGCACTTTTATATTTGGAAGGCCTCTACTTTGTAGTGTCATGTAAGATAGAATATGTAATTTAGTCAAACCATTCATTCTCATTTATTCTCTTGTTAATATGTTCATTATCTTAGATTACTTCTTCTATAAATATAATATAATATCAAATGCATAAATAGTTTAAACTGATTATGTTTCATTATGTTTAAAGTTTTTACCCTGGTATCCCATATTGTTTCGTTGCGAGCTTGGTCACTGATAGCGTCTCTTTGTTCAGGCTTTTGAAATAAGCGACATTGATCAACAAATAGAGATGGCCATGGAGCTTGATAGCAACCTATTCAAATGTATCTACGATCAACATGCAAACCATGCCGTTCAGAAATGCATGGAGTGTGTGCAGCCACAATATATCCAATTCATCTACAGACGGTTATGTGGCAAGGCCAAGATGTTATCCACCAATCCTTATGGATGCCATGTGGTTCAGGTTGTTAGTTTGGGCATTACACTTTTTACCGCTTCCTATCTTTCAACATTTGTTTGTACCTTGTTCACTAATTATTCCTCCGGTCCTTGTGATCTTCTTAGAAAATGCTGGAGTTCTGCAAGGATCCTCAAATTATGGACAGGTTTATCACGGAGATTCTCGATTGTGTAAGGGAGCTTTCTATAGACCCATATGGAAACTACGTTGTGCAGGTAAAGTGTGTAGTGGTTTGTAATTGATGAAATAATGTCGCAACTAAACAAACAATTCACATATGTGTTCTATCGACATGTTGCAGTACATTGTGGAGCATGGAGGACCTCGTCATCGACAAATTATTATGTTGAAATTTGCTGGAAGTATAGTACAGATGAGCCACCAGAAGCACTCTTCCAAAGTCATTGAGAAGTGCCTAATCTATGGCAGCTACCACGATTGCAAGCTTCTCATAGATGAGATCCTTTCTGCAGGCGGTGGTCAAACTGCAGATCATCTCGTGGTATGTGGCTCTTGAGGTCTTACCGCTGTTACTCGACATCCCTAGAGAGATATAGTACACATGACTAATCTTGTGTGGTTGCCTGGTCATGCAGGGCATGATAATCCACCAGTATGCAAACTGCGTGGTGCGGCAGATGATTGACGTGGTGAACGATTGGCAGTTCAACGTGATCGTGGATGTGCTGAGGCGCAACAGGGACACTTTGGTCATGTACACCCATGGGAGGCAGGTCATCGCGCAGGTCAAGCGACTCCTCAATGGCATGGCACCGTCCCCTGACTCATTTGGGCAAACATCGTCGTCGTCCCAGTTCCTCTAGTGTGTTTTTAATTTCTTTTACAATGGTTTGCTTTCTATGTCTCTCTTGTTCTTCCTGGAGCATTAGTGATCGGCAGAAATTGAATTAAGGTGAACTCAGTTGCTTTCGTTTTCCCCATTAGGTGAACTAAATTTTTTCTGTAGAGGAGAACCGAACTATAACCTCCTCTGGTCTAAGGATTTGTTAGGCGCCCAGCCTACCATTATCTATGAATTGAACTATTTGTTTTCCATACCATTTTGTGAGGGCTTCATCCGTTTAGTTTAGGACTTCAAATATCTTGCTGGTTGGTTTTACCAGGCATGCATGTTCCAGGTCGACCAGGCAGTAAAACATATACTCTATGTAGCTAGACGGCTCATTCAGGCTTTGAATTCAGAAACATACACACAATATATCACTTGATGCATCATTTAGGTTCATTGTTTTGTGGGTGATGCATCATTTAGGTTGTGGTGGGCGGAATGTGATTTAACGTATCAGTTGGGCCTCGCAGCGTCGTCGAAGGCGTGGCTGTAGGCACTGTGGCAGATGGCAACTGCACTGTCAGTTTCTAGAATGAATGGTGCACGTCTCCACTTAATGGCAAGGGCAGCTCCTTCCATGCACGCTGCAATACATTGATCAGTTCATTTGCTTGACTTAAGCAGTCCTACACTCCTACTGCCCTAGGTTAGTATGTATTCCCACAAGAAAAAGGAGACAAAATAAAACTTGATGTGCATTGATCTAACAGACGACTCTATACATACGTACCTTGCAGATCTAAACACCATCTAGCGGCTATACGTACGCGACAGGATAATCTCTCAGGCAGGCCGGGTGGCAGCTGCTCCATCGTCCTGATCGTCAGCTCTAAGAGCATCTTTaataaatgatgtaaaatacaaaaGTGTTTGTAGTAAAATTTACATCATCAAAAAGTGGGCTTTACATCACAAAAAACCTCCAACTCCAAAGGATGATGTAAAATAGGACATTATAGCAtcccaatagatgatgtaaaataggatAGCCGCTCCACAATTTCATATATATTTGAACCAAATAATATCAGAATCATCTCAAATTAATCCTAAACAAACATACAATGTGAGCTAAACTGAACTTGAACTGGGCCGAACAACCGTACCTCTCTGAACATACAGAAACTAGCATAGCAGGGACACTAGGAACTGAACATTATCGGAACTATGGCGATGCTGTTACTAACCAGAGCAAAACGAGCGATGTTGTACTATAATAGCCGGCGCTCGATTCAGCTGCTGCTGCTCGCTGCGTTGGTGGCCAGATGCTGCTGCTCGCCCGACGAGCAAATCGAGCACTGCCGCTCTCCCGCTCAAGCTTGACGGGCAAATCAAGCACTGCCACACTGCATCAATTAGAGCGGCGGCTAGTGGTGGCCACACGGCTGGTCCCTGCCACACCCGGCCGCCATATGTGCCCAGGCTCAGCAGGAGATCGGCCCATGGATCGAGCCATAGATGCACGCGTGCTGACATCGGAGTCTGACGCGACGAGGGAGGAGAAGAGGGCCTCGAGCGCGACCCCGGGGAGGGGCTCTTCTCCGGCAGGAAGACGGCGAGGGTACGCGCGAGGGCCACCGCCACGGGAGGCGACGACGAGAGGGAGGCCACCACCAGGGACTTGAACGCGAGCCACGCGTCGTCCGAGCAGTCTGCAAGCAGAAACGCAGAGGCGGCCATGGAGGCCCGGTGGCTGGGGCGGTGCCAGAGCTGGCCGGAACCGGCCGGGGACggccggacggcggcggcggaagggAATCGAGCAGTCTGCCACGCAGCGGGAACTTCCGGGCGGCAGTCGGGTCTTCGCGGGTTTTTCTCTGGATTTGCTCGGGAGGCCTGATCCAAATTTGAATAAGATGTATTTTATGTTTAGAATAAAATCTGATAAAAAGAATTGCATCTACCTCATTTGATTGAGGGACGTTTTTGAGCCTTCGTGATGTAGCATATTTCAATTATTTTTTACTTCAACATATATACATGATCTTTGCCAATGCTATATCTCACTTACTACGAGATACATCACCGCCTCGCCTTCGACGATCCTGCTAGTGGGTTGGACTAGCAAGTGGTTTCCCTTTTGCACGAGTCCAGCTCACATGTTTCTTATTTACGCACTGGTTATTTTTTGATTCGGAGCATAATGCATTGCTTCTCGCCCGACTCAGCCAGGTGGACCATTCTAAATTGttattttgttttttctgttttgtgTTTTGGTTTGTATTTAATTTCCTTTTCATCATCACCTTTTCTTTTTATTCCATTTTAAGGTTTGTTTCTTCTTATTATATTTGTATTTTGGGTTTTTTGTTCCTTAATTTTGCCGTTCTTCATTTTGTTGTTTATTtagttttttatatacatattgACTTTGTTTGAATAAACATTGAACATTTTTAGTatatatgttgaactttgttcagATGCACGTTGAATATTTTTCCaaaatgtcatgaacatttttttaatatgtgaACATTACTATGAATAGCACATAGATTTTTTGATATAtgttatgaacatttttataaaatcaagTGAACCATTTTCTAAATTTTATGAATACTTCTTAAAATGTTATGAACATATTTTCAAACCTGTTTAATGGTATTTTTTACAAACTGCTaaaacatttttttacattttctTGAAGATGTTTTTAGAAAAAAATTATGAACACATTTTTAATATTcatttctgttttatatttttatattttaaaTGTGCATTGAAAACATTACAGAAACACTTCAAACATTTTTCAGATACAAGTCAAACATTTTCTAATACACGTTGAAATTTTTGGAAATACGTGTTGAACATTTGTCAAATGCATGCTTTACATTCTTCAAATGCactatgaacattttttttaaagaaaccgTGCACATTTTTACAACACCCATTCATCATTTTTCAAGTACTGGCCAGACAATTTTTTCTAAATACTTGGTGAACATTATTTTAAATACCTCGGTCATTACATGTTCAAAACTTGTAAATACACCATAAACTTTTTAAATGAATGATAATAATTGTTAAAcatgtgatgaacatttttttaaatagaaGTCGAAGATTTTCTATAGATTGATAAAAAATAGTTTCCAAGATAATAGTACATTTCCTAAACTATTTTCTAAAAGGAGTGGAAAAACgaaaacataaaacataaaaaaaatcaaAGGAGACGACTATGCTGCGAATTGCTAAAGCATAATGTTGACTATAGATTTGTTAGTTATCAGTTTCCCAATCCAAACTCACAAAAGTTACACAGTTTTAACAACCTATGATTTTGGCAAATATTGGCAAGAATGTTAGGCGGCAAACCAGTCAACATCATAGATCCACCCAAATCCAGCTCACAAACTCTATTTGGCGCTTCACGTGCCAGTTACTTTGTTACTCAGAACTGGCGCACACCTCCATCTCTTCTGTCGGCGCTCTAGGTGGGCACATATATAGTTCGGCTTTTCAAAAGCTCCGGTTTTGGGAAGCTTACAAAAGCTTTCAAACCAGGTTTTTCTTTTATGTGTTTTTGGTTTTCTGGTTCACTCATTTTTTTCCTTCTGCGAGAGGCATATGTTTACTTCTCATGGAGGCACGTATTTACTTCTATGAGAGGCACATTCATGCctttttcggaaaggaaaaaatgtactcctggttcggttttttcgtctgtttttcttctgaaaaaaagtttgtcaaaacctatcaacatgggatgtagttttgaagatctcgacgtgaggaatccaatggtgaaaacggtttgagatttggatgCACTGTTTAAGAGCAAatacgttttgaataaacggatacaggaaaaaaaaagagaactcCCAGGtcagtgcgccacttgtcgcgaagGTGGGAGTGACCTTTACAATGAGTGTTCCTTAATAAGTGATTTCGCACTGTTGAAATACATAACTGATGGTCCTGGCTGCTGCGCTGCGTGTTGTGCGAGAGATAGACATGGGCGACTCGGCTGGGAGGCGCCTTAAGCCAGGAGGAACCGTGTTTAGAGTTTCCTTATTTAATTCACAGAGTTGATTTTTGGgttctaaataaataaaaataacttCAAACAAATTTGCAAAAAATTCACATAAATACCTAGTCTCATAAAGAGTGTTGTGAACATTTATTATGGCCTAATATAGTTTGGAAAACCTTTTGTTTTGCAATAAGGTCGATTTGAGTCTTATAAATGGTTTCCACATAAACTTTAATAACTCCAAGTAATATTCTAATAATTTTACAACTCTTTTCTATACTGAAGGTATCATATTACCTTCTCTCATTTTATTATATTCTTGAGTAGATTTGTTTtaagaataaaattcaaataagACCCAACATAATTATTCGGGAAAGCCATTTTATTCCCTCTTGGTTTAAAATTCAAATAAATTCTCAAAAGTTTTAAATTTCACTCAAATTCAGACAAAAAAAGCAAGCATCAATTTGTTTTATTTAtataaaaattccaaaatttagaatttgggGATGTTACATGCCATGTCATTAAGGTTGTTAGTGGACATTACACTTTTGTCCGCTTCATGTCTTTTGACCTTTGTTTTTACCTTGTTCACTAACTATACCTTGTGTCCTCGTGTTCTTCCTAGATAATGGTGGATGTATGTAAGGATCCGCAAATTATGTGCACATTTATCACATATATTCTGGATAGCGTGAATGAGTTGTTTGTAGACCCGTATGCAAACTACATTGTGCAGGTAAATTCTAGGGTGTTTTTGTAGTTCATGAAATAATATCTTAGCGAAACGTACACTTTACCTATGTTTTATGGACAAGTTGCATCACATTATTGAGCACGGAGGGCGTCACCACCAGAAGTTATTGTTTTGAAATTAGCTAGCTAGTAGTACACATGATCcatgaaaaacactttccaaagaCATTCAGAAGTGCTTAATCTGCGGCAGCCAACATGATTCCAAGATGGTCATAACTGAGATCCTCTAGGAGGGAGGTGGTCAAAATATTGACCATCTCCTGGCGTATGCTTCTTAAAAAAATCTTAACTCTGTATGCCTAGAGAGATGTACATGACTAATATTGTGTGGTTGCATCATCTTGCAAGGTATGATGATCCAACAGTAtgtcaactgatacgtctccaacgtatctataatttatgaagtattcatgccatgtttacaacaattttatatggttttagtatgattttattagaactaacccggactgacgttgttttcagcagaactaccatggtgtcgttttGTCTACATAAAtaaagttctcagaatgg
The window above is part of the Triticum aestivum cultivar Chinese Spring chromosome 2A, IWGSC CS RefSeq v2.1, whole genome shotgun sequence genome. Proteins encoded here:
- the LOC123191851 gene encoding pumilio homolog 1-like, coding for MAISLYNEDDPKSEEESTLHNQKLPQIGETYIDPFQHVNSSASTKSVVKDYTRLHSQNPLQNMDVIEDLRAQSSSSSSRIVPSNFANMMAIQEACLRALIDPDQELSCRLWRQSPEALKNHYTLDVEMACSGGHVPNINAPRNSQLNSLLQLIKNPVNQSMRLINVKGHVPALSADPIGSCFIRQKLDEATTGEIVMLYKEITPHILTLATNAFPTYVIQKLLEHGPAIYFRILIANLMGHVLDLSLHLYGCRVIQKAFEISDIDQQIEMAMELDSNLFKCIYDQHANHAVQKCMECVQPQYIQFIYRRLCGKAKMLSTNPYGCHVVQKMLEFCKDPQIMDRFITEILDCVRELSIDPYGNYVVQYIVEHGGPRHRQIIMLKFAGSIVQMSHQKHSSKVIEKCLIYGSYHDCKLLIDEILSAGGGQTADHLVGMIIHQYANCVVRQMIDVVNDWQFNVIVDVLRRNRDTLVMYTHGRQVIAQVKRLLNGMAPSPDSFGQTSSSSQFL